The nucleotide window CGGCTACCGGGTGCGGTCCTACTGCTACCAGGACAGCCCGCGGCGGGCGCACTCGATCGCCGCGCAGGGCGGCATCAACGCCGCCAAGAACTACCGCAACGACGGCGACTCGATCCACCGGCTCTTCTACGACACGGTCAAGGGCGGCGACTTCCGCGCCCGCGAGTCCAACGTGTACCGGCTCGCCCAGGTCAGCGTGAACATCATCGACCAGTGCGTGGCGCAGGGCGTGCCGTTCGCCCGCGAGTACGGCGGCCTGCTCGACAACCGCTCCTTCGGCGGCACCCAGGTGTCGCGCACGTTCTACGCCCGGGGCCAGACGGGCCAGCAGTTGCTGCTCGGCGCGTACCAGGCGATGGAGCGCCAGATCGGGCTCGGCAACATCGAGATGTTCGCCCGGCACGAGATGCTGGAGCTGGTCATCGTCGACGGCAAGGCCCGCGGCGTTGTCGTCCGCGACCTGGTCACCGGCGAGATCACCACGGACCTCGCGGACGCCGTCGTGCTCGCCTCCGGCGGGTACGGAAACGTGTTCTTCCTGTCCACCAACGCCAAGGGCTGCAACGTCACGGCGAGCTGGCGGGCGCACCGCAAGGGCGCGCTGTTCGCGAACCCCTGCTACACGCAGATCCACCCGACCTGCATCCCCGAGTCCGGCAGCCACCAGAGCAAGCTCACGCTGATGAGCGAGTCGCTGCGCAACGACGGCCGGGTCTGGGTACCCAAGCGCCGCGAGGACTGCGGCAAGCCGGCCGCCGAGATCGCCGAGGACGACCGCGACTACTACCTGGAGCGGATCTACCCGTCGTTCGGCAACCTGGTACCCCGCGACATCGCGTCCCGCGCGGCCAAGAACGTCTGCGACGAGGGCCGCGGCGTCGGCCCCGGCGGGCTCGGCGTCTACCTCGACTTCGCCGACGCGATCGAGCGGCTGGGCCGCAAGGCCGTCGAGGCCAAGTACGGCAACCTCTTCGAGATGTACCAGCGCATCACCGGCGAGGACCCGTACGCGGTGCCGATGCGCATCTACCCCGCCGTGCACTACACGATGGGCGGCCTCTGGGTCGACTACAACCTCCAGTCGACGATCCCGGGCCTGTTCGTGATCGGCGAGGCGAACTTCTCCGACCACGGCGCCAACCGGCTCG belongs to Amorphoplanes digitatis and includes:
- a CDS encoding fumarate reductase/succinate dehydrogenase flavoprotein subunit — translated: MTFWNDGEDIADTAAPDGPIETRWERHKFAGKLVNPANRRKLSVIVIGTGLAGGSAAATLAEAGYRVRSYCYQDSPRRAHSIAAQGGINAAKNYRNDGDSIHRLFYDTVKGGDFRARESNVYRLAQVSVNIIDQCVAQGVPFAREYGGLLDNRSFGGTQVSRTFYARGQTGQQLLLGAYQAMERQIGLGNIEMFARHEMLELVIVDGKARGVVVRDLVTGEITTDLADAVVLASGGYGNVFFLSTNAKGCNVTASWRAHRKGALFANPCYTQIHPTCIPESGSHQSKLTLMSESLRNDGRVWVPKRREDCGKPAAEIAEDDRDYYLERIYPSFGNLVPRDIASRAAKNVCDEGRGVGPGGLGVYLDFADAIERLGRKAVEAKYGNLFEMYQRITGEDPYAVPMRIYPAVHYTMGGLWVDYNLQSTIPGLFVIGEANFSDHGANRLGASALMQGLADGYFVLPNTINNYLAAGPFEKIDESHEEVVAARSQVEDRLAKLLAVNGDRTVDSFHRELGHIMWEYCGMERTEEGLTKAIGLIRGLREEFWTRVKVPGTGEQLNQNLEKAGRVADFFELGELMCIDALHRAESAGGHFRAESQTPDGEALRQDDEFSYVAAWEYGGETPTLRKEQLNFEYVHPSTRSYK